In one Phaenicophaeus curvirostris isolate KB17595 chromosome 19, BPBGC_Pcur_1.0, whole genome shotgun sequence genomic region, the following are encoded:
- the LOC138728884 gene encoding ubiquitin carboxyl-terminal hydrolase 17-like protein 6 isoform X1: protein MFWRGTAPNRDADSLGSGSAPSSQEGGARSLPDPPPVPPPGDVLPGHEVCVPQRVLCPVGQLSLKWQQVHRIGAGLRNVGNTCFLNATIQCLTYTPPLANYLLSREHSRTCLRDEFCMLCAMEHHITGVFGSSGSAIRPVAIIVVIKEIAEHICFGRQEDAHEFLRFTVDAMQRACLNGCTQLDRQTQTTTLIDQIFGGYLRSCVKCKACGSPSDTYEPFLDLTVEIEGVDSIQQALNLFVRPEMLCNDNAYMCDRCKTKVQATKRFSIHQASNVLTLSLKRFSSVSGGKITKDVTYPEFLDIRPYMSENEGDPITYELYAVLVHSGFSSYSGHYYCYVKASDGHWYEMNDDVVRPTNIKVVLSQQAYLLFYLRTPSTTNCEETIAKAASVPPCQPVMGQKPEAQPAMKLSEPEEVGVSVPCRTLSTLANVPNARLPLKLLQNLASSFKMKCNILKRHLFRPYDAAQRPKKTRHLPSGRRIQDCRTTEATEAKVELPQYFASKAPHTSSKQLQEPREHLSAVPGVQPALPHSSSLLKLKELLLTGGTMERSSFTSPPPAKNLLLCTKKGNTPQAVSEDEHHTQPHPRPSE, encoded by the exons ATGTTCTGGCGTGGTACCGCCCCGAATCGAGATGCCGACTCGCTCGGCTCCGGTTCCGCCCCGTCGAGCCAGGAAGGCGGAGCGCGAAGCCTCCCGGACCCTCCTCCGGTTCCTCCCCCGGGGGATGTCCTCCCCGGGCATGAGGTCTGTGTGCCCCAGAGGGTTCTTTGCCCTGTGGGGCAGCTCTCCCTGAAGTGGCAGCAGGTCCACCGCATCGGCGCTGGGCTCCGAAACGTGGGGAACACCTGCTTCCTTAATGCCACCATCCAGTGCCTGACGTACACGCCTCCGCTCGCCAACTATCTGCTGTCCAGGGAGCACAGCCGAACCT GCCTGCGAGATGAGTTCTGCATGCTGTGCGCCATGGAGCACCACATCACCGGGGTGTTTGGTAGCAGCGGCAGTGCGATTCGGCCAGTGGCCATCATCGTTGTCATCAAGG agATTGCCGAGCACATCTGCTTTGGCCGCCAGGAGGACGCACACGAGTTCCTGCGCTTCACGGTTGATGCAATGCAGAGAGCCTGCCTGAATGGCTGCACCCA GTTGGATCGCCAGACCCAGACCACAACACTGATCGATCAGATATTTGGTGGTTACCTTCGGTCCTGTG tgaaGTGCAAAGCGTGCGGTTCGCCCTCCGACACCTATGAACCCTTCCTGGACCTGACGGTGGAGATTGAG GGTGTTGACAGTATCCAGCAGGCACTGAACTTATTTGTGAGGCCAGAGATGCTGTGCAACGACAATGCGTACATGTGTGACAG GTGCAAGACCAAAGTGCAAGCGACCAAACGCTTCAGCATCCACCAAGCATCCAATGTTCTGACGCTCTCGCTGAAGCGCTTTTCCAGCGTTAGTGGAGGCAAAATCACAAAG GACGTGACGTACCCCGAGTTCTTGGACATCAGACCTTACATGTCGGAGAACGAAGGGGACCCTATAACGTACGAGCTGTATGCTGTGCTGGTGCACTCCGGGTTCTCGTCCTACTCGGGGCACTACTACTGCTACGTGAAG gctagcGATGGGCACTGGTACGAAATGAACGATGACGTGGTTCGCCCCACCAACATCAAGGTGGTGCTGAGCCAGCAGGCCTACCTGCTCTTCTACCTGAG AACACCCAGCACCACCAACTGTGAAGAAACCATTGCCAAGGCTGCGTCTGTCCCACCCTGCCAACCAGTGATGGGCCAG AAGCCAGAGGCGCAGCCAGCCATGAAGCTGTCTGAGCCAGAGGAGGTTGGGGTCTCTGTGCCCTGTAGAACACTCAGCACGCTAGCAAATGTGCCAAATGCTAGACTTCCACTGAAGCTGCTACAGAATCTGGCCTCATCgttcaaaatgaaatgcaacatCCTGAAAAGGCACTTGTTTCGGCCTTACGATGCAGCCCAGAGGCCCAAGAAGACCCGGCACCTGCCTTCTGGACGTAGAATTCAGGACTGCAGGACTACAGAAGCAACAGAGGCCAAAGTGGAGCTGCCCCAGTATTTTGCGTCCAAGGCGCCGCACACCTCATCCAAGCAGCTTCAGGAGCCCAGAGAGCACCTCTCTGCGGTCCCTGGAGTTCAGCCAGCTCTTCCTCACAGCTCCAGTTTGCTTAAACTGAAGGAGTTACTGTTGACCGGTGGCACTATGGAGCGGAGCAGTTTCACATCACCACCACCAGCCAAGAACCTGTTACTCTGTACCAAAAAG GGCAACACACCACAGGCAGTGAGCGAAGATGAGCACCACACACAACCTCACCCCCGGCCTTCTGAGTAG
- the LOC138728887 gene encoding ubiquitin carboxyl-terminal hydrolase 17-like protein 6, producing the protein MFWRGTAPNRDADSLGSGSAPSSQEGGARSLPDPPPVPPPGDVLPGDEVCVPQRVLCPVGQLSLKWQQVHRIGAGLRNVGNTCFLNATIQCLTYTPPLANYLLSREHSRTCLRDEFCMLCAMEHHITGVFRSSGSAIRPVAIIVVIKEIAQHICFGRQEDAHEFLRFTVDAMQRACLNGCTQLDRQTQTTTLIDQIFGGYLRSCVKCKACGSPSDTYEPFLDLTVEIEGVDSIQQALNLFVRPEMLCNDNAYMCDRCKTKVQATKRFSIHQASNVLTLSLKRFSSVSGGKITKDVTYPEFLDIRPYMSENEGDPITYELYAVLVHSGFSSYSGHYYCYVKASDGHWYEMNDDVVRPTNIKVVLSQQAYLLFYLRTPSTTNCEETIAKAASVPPCQPVMGQKPEAQPAMKLSEPEEVGVSVPCRTLSTLANVPNARLPLKLLQNLASSFKMKCNILKRHLFRPYDAAQRPKKTRHLPSGRRIQDCRTTEATEAKVELPQYFASKAPHTSSKQLQEPREHLSAVPGVQPALPHSSSLLKLKELLLTGGTMERSSFTSPPPAKNLLLCTKKGNTPQAVSEDEHHTQPHPRPSE; encoded by the exons ATGTTCTGGCGTGGTACCGCCCCGAATCGAGATGCCGACTCGCTCGGCTCCGGTTCCGCCCCGTCGAGCCAGGAAGGCGGAGCGCGAAGCCTCCCGGACCCTCCTCCGGTTCCTCCCCCGGGGGATGTCCTCCCCGGGGATGAGGTCTGTGTGCCCCAGAGGGTTCTTTGCCCTGTGGGGCAGCTCTCCCTGAAGTGGCAGCAGGTCCACCGCATCGGCGCTGGGCTCCGAAACGTGGGGAACACCTGCTTCCTTAATGCCACCATCCAGTGCCTGACGTACACGCCTCCGCTCGCCAACTATCTGCTGTCCAGGGAGCACAGCCGAACCT GCCTGCGAGATGAGTTCTGCATGCTGTGCGCCATGGAGCACCACATCACCGGGGTGTTTCGTAGCAGCGGCAGTGCGATACGGCCAGTGGCCATCATCGTTGTCATCAAGG agATTGCCCAGCACATCTGCTTTGGCCGCCAGGAGGACGCACACGAGTTCCTGCGCTTCACGGTTGATGCAATGCAGAGAGCCTGCCTGAATGGCTGCACCCA GTTGGATCGCCAGACCCAGACCACAACACTGATCGATCAGATATTTGGTGGTTACCTTCGGTCCTGTG tgaaGTGCAAAGCGTGCGGTTCGCCCTCCGACACCTATGAACCCTTCCTGGACCTGACGGTGGAGATTGAG GGTGTTGACAGTATCCAGCAGGCACTGAACTTATTTGTGAGGCCAGAGATGCTGTGCAACGACAATGCGTACATGTGTGACAG GTGCAAGACCAAAGTGCAAGCGACCAAACGCTTCAGCATCCACCAAGCATCCAATGTTCTGACGCTCTCGCTGAAGCGCTTTTCCAGCGTTAGTGGAGGCAAAATCACAAAG GACGTGACGTACCCCGAGTTCTTGGACATCAGACCTTACATGTCGGAGAACGAAGGGGACCCTATAACGTACGAGCTGTATGCTGTGCTGGTGCACTCCGGGTTCTCGTCCTACTCGGGGCACTACTACTGCTACGTGAAG gctagcGATGGGCACTGGTACGAAATGAACGATGACGTGGTTCGCCCCACCAACATCAAGGTGGTGCTGAGCCAGCAGGCCTACCTGCTCTTCTACCTGAG AACACCCAGCACCACCAACTGTGAAGAAACCATTGCCAAGGCTGCGTCTGTCCCACCCTGCCAACCAGTGATGGGCCAG AAGCCAGAGGCGCAGCCAGCCATGAAGCTGTCTGAGCCAGAGGAGGTTGGGGTCTCTGTGCCCTGTAGAACACTCAGCACGCTAGCAAATGTGCCAAATGCTAGACTTCCACTGAAGCTGCTACAGAATCTGGCCTCATCgttcaaaatgaaatgcaacatCCTGAAAAGGCACTTGTTTCGGCCTTACGATGCAGCCCAGAGGCCCAAGAAGACCCGGCACCTGCCTTCTGGACGTAGAATTCAGGACTGCAGGACTACAGAAGCAACAGAGGCCAAAGTGGAGCTGCCCCAGTATTTTGCGTCCAAGGCGCCGCACACCTCATCCAAGCAGCTTCAGGAGCCCAGAGAGCACCTCTCTGCGGTCCCTGGAGTTCAGCCAGCTCTTCCTCACAGCTCCAGTTTGCTTAAACTGAAGGAGTTACTGTTGACCGGTGGCACTATGGAGCGGAGCAGTTTCACATCACCACCACCAGCCAAGAACCTGTTACTCTGTACCAAAAAG GGCAACACACCACAGGCAGTGAGCGAAGATGAGCACCACACACAACCTCACCCCCGGCCTTCTGAGTAG
- the LOC138728884 gene encoding ubiquitin carboxyl-terminal hydrolase 36-like isoform X2, producing MLCAMEHHITGVFGSSGSAIRPVAIIVVIKEIAEHICFGRQEDAHEFLRFTVDAMQRACLNGCTQLDRQTQTTTLIDQIFGGYLRSCVKCKACGSPSDTYEPFLDLTVEIEGVDSIQQALNLFVRPEMLCNDNAYMCDRCKTKVQATKRFSIHQASNVLTLSLKRFSSVSGGKITKDVTYPEFLDIRPYMSENEGDPITYELYAVLVHSGFSSYSGHYYCYVKASDGHWYEMNDDVVRPTNIKVVLSQQAYLLFYLRTPSTTNCEETIAKAASVPPCQPVMGQKPEAQPAMKLSEPEEVGVSVPCRTLSTLANVPNARLPLKLLQNLASSFKMKCNILKRHLFRPYDAAQRPKKTRHLPSGRRIQDCRTTEATEAKVELPQYFASKAPHTSSKQLQEPREHLSAVPGVQPALPHSSSLLKLKELLLTGGTMERSSFTSPPPAKNLLLCTKKGNTPQAVSEDEHHTQPHPRPSE from the exons ATGCTGTGCGCCATGGAGCACCACATCACCGGGGTGTTTGGTAGCAGCGGCAGTGCGATTCGGCCAGTGGCCATCATCGTTGTCATCAAGG agATTGCCGAGCACATCTGCTTTGGCCGCCAGGAGGACGCACACGAGTTCCTGCGCTTCACGGTTGATGCAATGCAGAGAGCCTGCCTGAATGGCTGCACCCA GTTGGATCGCCAGACCCAGACCACAACACTGATCGATCAGATATTTGGTGGTTACCTTCGGTCCTGTG tgaaGTGCAAAGCGTGCGGTTCGCCCTCCGACACCTATGAACCCTTCCTGGACCTGACGGTGGAGATTGAG GGTGTTGACAGTATCCAGCAGGCACTGAACTTATTTGTGAGGCCAGAGATGCTGTGCAACGACAATGCGTACATGTGTGACAG GTGCAAGACCAAAGTGCAAGCGACCAAACGCTTCAGCATCCACCAAGCATCCAATGTTCTGACGCTCTCGCTGAAGCGCTTTTCCAGCGTTAGTGGAGGCAAAATCACAAAG GACGTGACGTACCCCGAGTTCTTGGACATCAGACCTTACATGTCGGAGAACGAAGGGGACCCTATAACGTACGAGCTGTATGCTGTGCTGGTGCACTCCGGGTTCTCGTCCTACTCGGGGCACTACTACTGCTACGTGAAG gctagcGATGGGCACTGGTACGAAATGAACGATGACGTGGTTCGCCCCACCAACATCAAGGTGGTGCTGAGCCAGCAGGCCTACCTGCTCTTCTACCTGAG AACACCCAGCACCACCAACTGTGAAGAAACCATTGCCAAGGCTGCGTCTGTCCCACCCTGCCAACCAGTGATGGGCCAG AAGCCAGAGGCGCAGCCAGCCATGAAGCTGTCTGAGCCAGAGGAGGTTGGGGTCTCTGTGCCCTGTAGAACACTCAGCACGCTAGCAAATGTGCCAAATGCTAGACTTCCACTGAAGCTGCTACAGAATCTGGCCTCATCgttcaaaatgaaatgcaacatCCTGAAAAGGCACTTGTTTCGGCCTTACGATGCAGCCCAGAGGCCCAAGAAGACCCGGCACCTGCCTTCTGGACGTAGAATTCAGGACTGCAGGACTACAGAAGCAACAGAGGCCAAAGTGGAGCTGCCCCAGTATTTTGCGTCCAAGGCGCCGCACACCTCATCCAAGCAGCTTCAGGAGCCCAGAGAGCACCTCTCTGCGGTCCCTGGAGTTCAGCCAGCTCTTCCTCACAGCTCCAGTTTGCTTAAACTGAAGGAGTTACTGTTGACCGGTGGCACTATGGAGCGGAGCAGTTTCACATCACCACCACCAGCCAAGAACCTGTTACTCTGTACCAAAAAG GGCAACACACCACAGGCAGTGAGCGAAGATGAGCACCACACACAACCTCACCCCCGGCCTTCTGAGTAG